One window of the Octopus sinensis linkage group LG3, ASM634580v1, whole genome shotgun sequence genome contains the following:
- the LOC115209690 gene encoding zinc metalloproteinase nas-15-like isoform X2 produces the protein MSGTLIFLTISLAICCAPILGTDPNGFDERYPEENPGLFEGDIELDGESPFDRNAVGDRRRLWPNGIVPYEISSYFNTYDKTLFRAAMKEIEMVTGSCIKFVPRTSTHHYYVKIITGQGCHSSIGFRNRLQTVTLGHGCVRKGIAMHELLHALGFFHEQSRPDRDQFITVVGSNIIKGRENNFKIFYPPTLNTQGFPYDYDSLMHYGAHAFAKDRSKPTIIPRRIGARIGQRSHLSSIDIMELKKLYRC, from the exons ggTACTGATCCCAATG GTTTTGATGAAAGATACCCAGAAGAAAATCCAGGTT TGTTTGAAGGAGACATTGAACTCGATGGTGAAAGCCCATTC GACAGAAATGCTGTGGGAGATAGAAGACGGTTATGGCCCAATGGAATTGTCCCATACgaaatttcttcatatttca ACACTTACGATAAGACCTTGTTCAGAGCAGCcatgaaagaaatagaaatggtaACAGGAAGCTGCATCAAATTTGTACCTAGAACATCTACTCATCATTATTATgttaaaataataacaggacaggG CTGTCACAGTTCTATTGGATTCAGAAATCGTCTACAGACAGTAACCCTCGGTCACGGATGTGTGCGTAAAGGAATTGCTATGCATGAACTGTTACATGCCTTGGGTTTTTTTCATGAGCAGAGCCGACCTGACCGGGACCAATTTATCACAGTTGTCGGGAGTAATATTATTAAAG gtagagaaaataatttcaaaatattttacccaCCAACTCTTAACACCCAAGGATTTCCATACGATTATGATTCCCTGATGCATTATGGAGCACATGCATTTGCAAAAGATAGAAGCAAACCTACAATTATTCCCAGAAGGATAGGAGCTCGAATTGGCCAGCGAAGTCACCTTAGCTCCATAGACATTATGGAATTAAAGAAGTTATATCGTTGTTAG
- the LOC115209690 gene encoding zinc metalloproteinase nas-15-like isoform X1, whose amino-acid sequence MSGTLIFLTISLAICCAPILGTDPNGFDERYPEENPDLFEGDIELDGESPFDRNAVGDRRRLWPNGIVPYEISSYFNTYDKTLFRAAMKEIEMVTGSCIKFVPRTSTHHYYVKIITGQGCHSSIGFRNRLQTVTLGHGCVRKGIAMHELLHALGFFHEQSRPDRDQFITVVGSNIIKGRENNFKIFYPPTLNTQGFPYDYDSLMHYGAHAFAKDRSKPTIIPRRIGARIGQRSHLSSIDIMELKKLYRC is encoded by the exons ggTACTGATCCCAATG GTTTTGATGAAAGATACCCAGAAGAAAATCCAG ATCTGTTTGAAGGAGACATTGAACTCGATGGTGAAAGCCCATTC GACAGAAATGCTGTGGGAGATAGAAGACGGTTATGGCCCAATGGAATTGTCCCATACgaaatttcttcatatttca ACACTTACGATAAGACCTTGTTCAGAGCAGCcatgaaagaaatagaaatggtaACAGGAAGCTGCATCAAATTTGTACCTAGAACATCTACTCATCATTATTATgttaaaataataacaggacaggG CTGTCACAGTTCTATTGGATTCAGAAATCGTCTACAGACAGTAACCCTCGGTCACGGATGTGTGCGTAAAGGAATTGCTATGCATGAACTGTTACATGCCTTGGGTTTTTTTCATGAGCAGAGCCGACCTGACCGGGACCAATTTATCACAGTTGTCGGGAGTAATATTATTAAAG gtagagaaaataatttcaaaatattttacccaCCAACTCTTAACACCCAAGGATTTCCATACGATTATGATTCCCTGATGCATTATGGAGCACATGCATTTGCAAAAGATAGAAGCAAACCTACAATTATTCCCAGAAGGATAGGAGCTCGAATTGGCCAGCGAAGTCACCTTAGCTCCATAGACATTATGGAATTAAAGAAGTTATATCGTTGTTAG